ATATGTTTATAACGATGAGTGCAATTGGCTTAATTGTTCCTATTATGCCAAGCTATTTAAAAGAATTTGGGGCAAAAGGTCAAGTGCTCGGATTTTTAATTGCAACAATTGCTTTTGCTCAATTCATTTTTTCTCCAATAGCTGGAAGCCTATCTGATAAACTTGGTAGAAAAAAATTAATTATATTTGGATTACTTTTGAATGGGATTTGTCAAATTCTATTTGGTTCATCTACTGAATTGTGGGAACTATTTGTTTTACGATTTTTAATCGGGGTTGGATCCGCTTTCATCACTCCACCAATAATGGCTTATGCAGCTGATATTACGACTTTAGAAGAACGTGGAAAAGCAATGGGTATGATTGGTGCTGCCATTTCCTTTGGCTTTATGATTGGACCAGGAATAGGTGGTGCATTATCCAATGTTAGTTTGCACTTTCCATTCTTTGTAGCTGGTATTGCTGCAATAACTGCGGCGATCTTATCATTATTCTTTTTACCTAAAACGGAACCAACTCTTGTAGATAAACCAACTGGAAATAATATTGTAAAAGAAATGATTCGTTCATTTAAAACATCTTACTTTGTATTATTAGTTGTTGTGTTTGTATTTTCATTTGGAATTGCAAACTTCCAAGCTACTTTATCAATGTTCCTAACTTATAAATTTAACTTTACTCCAAATGATATAGCTATTTTAATGACAGTTGGCGGATTTGCTGGGGTAATTGTTCAAGGCGTTTTATTGAACCGGTTATTTAAACGTTTTGGTGAAATGAATATTATTTTAGTAAGTCTTATTGTGGCGGCTATTTCAATGCTAGGCATGATATTTGTCAGTGGCTTCTTTGTTATTCTCTTCGTAACTACTTTATTCCAAACTGCCACAACCTTAATCAGACCAGCAGTAAACACGCTCATTTCAAAGGTAGCCGGTAAAGAACAAGGGTATGCAGCCGGTATGAATAACG
This window of the Rummeliibacillus pycnus genome carries:
- a CDS encoding MFS transporter, translated to MKKTKLALILLMFNMFITMSAIGLIVPIMPSYLKEFGAKGQVLGFLIATIAFAQFIFSPIAGSLSDKLGRKKLIIFGLLLNGICQILFGSSTELWELFVLRFLIGVGSAFITPPIMAYAADITTLEERGKAMGMIGAAISFGFMIGPGIGGALSNVSLHFPFFVAGIAAITAAILSLFFLPKTEPTLVDKPTGNNIVKEMIRSFKTSYFVLLVVVFVFSFGIANFQATLSMFLTYKFNFTPNDIAILMTVGGFAGVIVQGVLLNRLFKRFGEMNIILVSLIVAAISMLGMIFVSGFFVILFVTTLFQTATTLIRPAVNTLISKVAGKEQGYAAGMNNAYMSLGNMIGPALAGTLLDWHLNIPFILGTVILMACYLITFIWNKKTFATHSS